One genomic window of Quercus robur chromosome 6, dhQueRobu3.1, whole genome shotgun sequence includes the following:
- the LOC126733310 gene encoding protein TONSOKU isoform X2: MKKEKEFWREFTFIFAHKNILTGCRSRIRPQTNSLHSPPTERLETLVQNSNPTSPQKSLLVRERERERERSMGGEDGAKLSVAKRSYQSAKAEGNRQEEARWANVIADILKQRGEYVTALKWLRIDYHVSIKYLPEKHLLPTCQSLGELYLRLEDFNHALIYQKKHLELAKDANDLVEQQRASTQLGRTYHEMFLRSEVDHLSVRNAKKYYKSAMKLAETLKRNPPDKDSKFLKEYVDAHNNLGLVEMDLDNFEEALKILSVGLKICDEEEVDENDDGRSRLYHNLGKVYMDLRMWVKARENIEKDIMICKKIGHCQGEAKGYINLGELHYRVQRYEEALRCYQRGLDLANSMEDEDALVRQIDDNIEIVKEAIKVMDDLKKEEQNLKKLTRDMVVARGTPRERKCLLKQYASLDCLAEKSRSIFDWLKLCEYAKRKKRVASELCDKEKLSDSLLDIGESYQKLRKFDRSIKWYKKSWEIYKSIGNLEGQALAKINIGYILDSDGNYTGALDAFEESYRIAIEANLPSVQLSALENMHYSHMIRFDNGEEARRLQLLIDKLKKSKDKELETHDVAEDCCSETYTEGNYHSSESRSDACCSPDMSKLNSSRSNSVASVEELNDDAPLISLLRSSKNSPKMKAAQSEKHNISTQPAKVLPKSLSISTSNQQTGVGRKRARVILSDDESEVPYEVERSKGRPDKCPVEAVTTSDEFKSTSNSASHDCKFQEVSATASKCATRSCNPVNIDESAGSYKSKSPNVATPNGKLFRSSSSAEVLIASDFAASGFKCDIDLSGNLLPKHDASNLKLHTSCYEHDHIICRIDKDLIYLESSLCMDGDNLSTEAMKVELACLYYLQLPSEKRSEGLLPIIQQMKCGGRVLESLEKIDTLRDHLGKVLLEAFIDGWVQKPLIKLYIDSCNELSEAPNMRLLKKLYNNRMEVSDDEVIVSECELQDLSITPLLNALHAHKTFAVLDFSHNLLGNRTIEKLQQVFASGQNYGGLTLDLHCNRFGPTALFQICECPVLFARLEVLNISGNRLTDACGSYLSTILENCKGLCSLNIEHCSITSRTIQKVADGLSAGSVLEQLCIGYNDPISGNAITNLLGKLATLKRFSELNLNGLKLSKPVIDSLCQLARTTCLSGLMLEGSSIGTDGALQLTESLFNGIQDFVKLDFSYCGLTSKYALGLNNDIMCSVVELNLAGNPILLEGANALSSLLLNPQCCLKVLILNKCQLGLAGVLQIVQALAGNDSLQRLRLADNIDQGKHYSLQHDIIGQGCPEILKQELNMYESSPKVYVTKEVDNAEPLLCAMNNECNQIEVADSEDASNRVEAAASTGIDDSCASSCQRNILSPYCQFIQELSTAIHMAKNLCLLDLSNNGLSTKAAETFYTAWSSLRPSSVERHIEDQTIHLFVKGNKCCNVKPCCKKN, translated from the exons atgaaaaaagaaaaggagtttTGGCGGGAGTTCACTTTCATTTTCGCACACAAAAATATTCTCACAGGCTGTAGGAGTAGGATCAGACCCCAAACAAACAGTCTCCACTCTCCACCTACAGAGAGATTAGAAACCcttgttcaaaattcaaatcccacATCTCCTCAGAAGTCACTgttggtgagagagagagagagagagagagagagatcgatggGTGGAGAGGATGGTGCGAAATTAAGCGTAGCGAAGAGGTCGTACCAGAGCGCCAAGGCGGAGGGTAATCGGCAGGAGGAGGCCAGGTGGGCGAACGTGATTGCAGACATCCTCAAGCAAAGAGGCGAGTACGTCACCGCCCTTAAGTGGCTCCGCATCGACTACCACGTTTCCATCAAGTACTTGCCTGAGAAGCACTTGCTGCCCACCTGTCAGTCCCTCGGCGAACTCTATCTTCGCCTCGAGGACTTCAATCACGCCCTCATTTATCAG aaaAAACATTTAGAGCTTGCCAAGGATGCCAATGATCTTGTTGAGCAGCAACGGGCCAGCACTCAACTCGGTCGTACTTATCATGAAATGTTTTTGAGATCCGAGGTTGACCATTTGTCTGTTCGGAATGCTAAAAAGTATTACAAGTCTGCCATGAAGCTTGCGGAGACTCTTAAGAGGAATCCGCCTGATAAGGATAGCAAATTCCTCAAGGAATATGTTGATGCACATAATAATCTAGGTTTGGTTGAAATGGATCTTGATAACTTTGAAGAGGCCTTGAAAATATTAAGTGTAGGATTAAAGATTTGTGATGAGGAAGAGGTGGATGAAAATGATGATGGGCGCAGCAGGCTGTACCACAACCTTGGAAAAGTTTACATGGACCTCAGGATGTGGGTTAAAGCTCGGGAGAACATTGAGAAGGACATAATGATCTGTAAGAAAATTGGGCATTGCCAAGGGGAGGCAAAAGGGTACATCAACCTTGGTGAATTGCATTATAGGGTTCAAAGGTATGAGGAGGCACTTCGTTGCTACCAGAGAGGACTTGATCTGGCAAATTCCATGGAAGATGAGGATGCTTTGGTTAGGCAAATTGATGATAATATTGAAATTGTTAAAGAAGCTATTAAAGTAATGGATGACCTGAAGAAAGAAGAGCAGAATCTTAAGAAGTTGACAAGAGACATGGTCGTTGCAAGAGGAACTCCACGCGAGAGGAAGTGTTTGTTGAAACAGTATGCATCTCTTGATTGCCTCGCAGAGAAATCAAGATCGATATTTGATTGGTTGAAG CTTTGTGAATATGcgaaaaggaagaagagagtTGCAAGTGAACTATGTGACAAGGAAAAGCTGAGTGATTCACTTCTGGATATTGGAGAATCATACCAGAAGCTCAGAAAATTTGACAGATCCATTAAATGGTACAAGAAGAGTTGGGAAATATACAAGTCAATTGGCAACTTGGAG GGGCAAGcattagcaaaaataaacatTGGTTATATTTTGGACAGCGATGGTAATTATACTGGAGCACTAGATGCATTTGAAGAGAGCTACAG GATTGCCATTGAAGCTAACCTTCCTTCTGTACAGCTTTCTGCACTAGAGAATATGCACTATAGCCACATGATAAGATTTGATAATGGTGAAGAGGCCAG GAGATTGCAGCTTTTAATTGACAAATTGAAGAAGTCAAAAGATAAAGAGCTTGAAACACATGATGTAGCAGAGGATTGCTGCTCTGAAACTTACACAGAAGGGAACTATCATTCGTCAGAAAGTAGGTCTGATGCATGCTGCTCCCCAGACATGAGTAAATTGAATTCTAGCAGATCAAATTCTGTAGCCAGTGTAGAAGAGTTGAATGATGATGCACCTCTGATTTCTCTGCTTCGGTCCTCAAAAAATTCGCCCAAAATGAAAGCAGCTCAGTCAGAAAAGCACAATATTTCTACTCAGCCAGCTAAAGTTCTACCAAAAAGTTTGTCTATATCAACCAGCAATCAACAGACAGGTGTTGGTCGTAAACGTGCTCGTGTCATCCTTTCTGATGATGAAAGTGAAGTGCCATATGAGGTGGAGCGCTCAAAAGGAAGGCCTGATAAGTGTCCAGTAGAGGCTGTTACTACATCTGATGAAT TTAAGAGTACAAGTAATTCAGCAAGTCATGATTGCAAATTTCAG GAGGTCTCAGCAACTGCCTCCAAATGTGCCACCAGGTCCTGCAATCCCGTTAATATTGATGAAAGTGCTGGTTCATACAAATCAAAGAGTCCTAATGTAGCCACCCCAAATGGCAAACTGTTCAGATCTTCAAGTAGTGCTGAAGTTTTGATTGCATCTGATTTTGCTGCGTCTGGGTTTAAATGTGATATTGATCTCTCTGGAAACCTATTGCCTAAACATGATGCTTCCAATCTCAAGTTGCATACTTCTTGTTATGAACATGAT CATATTATTTGCAGGATTGACAAGGACCTGATATATTTAGAATCAAGCTTATGCATGGATGGTGATAATTTGAGCACTGAGGCCATGAAGGTTGAACTTGCATGCCTATACTACTTACAACTTCCCAGTGAAAAGAGATCAGAGG GTCTTTTGCCCATAATTCAGCAAATGAAATGTGGTGGAAGAGTTTTAGAATCCTTGGAAAAAATTGATACTCTTAGGGATCATTTGGGAAAAGTCTTGCTTGAAGCATTCATCGATG GCTGGGTTCAAAAGCCTCTGATAAAACTGTACATCGACAGCTGCAATGAATTATCCGAGGCACCTAACATGAGGCTGCTGAAGAAACTATACAATAATAGAATGGAG GTTTCAGATGATGAAGTGATTGTGTCTGAATGTGAATTGCAAGATTTATCAATAACTCCATTGTTGAATGCACTGCATGCCCACAAAACATTTGCAGTGCTTGACTTTTCTCACAATTTGTTGG GAAATAGAACAATAGAGAAACTTCAACAAGTATTTGCATCAGGTCAAAATTATGGTGGATTAACTTTGGATCTGCATTGCAATCGATTTGGTCCAACTGCTTTGTTTCAG ATTTGTGAATGCCCTGTGCTATTTGCTCGACTTGAAGTGCTAAATATCTCTGGAAACCGTCTTACTGATGCTTGTGGATCTTATCTTTCCACTATTTTGGAAAACTGCAAGG GCCTTTGTAGCTTGAATATAGAGCACTGTTCAATCACATCTAGAACAATTCAAAAGGTTGCTGATGGACTGAGTGCTGGATCTGTGCTTGAACAACTTTGTATAG GATATAATGACCCTATTTCAGGAAATGCCATAACCAATCTACTGGGCAAGCTTGCCACTTTGAAAAG GTTTTCAGAACTGAATCTGAATGGTTTAAAGCTAAGCAAGCCCGTTATTGATAGCCTTTGCCAGCTTGCTCGAACTACATGTTTGTCAGGATTGATGCTCGAGGGCTCCAGTATTGGAACT GATGGAGCATTGCAATTAACTGAATCATTGTTCAATGGGATTCAAGACTTTGTCAAGCTTGACTTTTCATATTGTGGACTGACATCTAAATACGCTCTTGGACTTAACAATGATATCATGTGTAGCGTTGTTGAGCTGAACCTTGCAGGAAATCCTATTTTGCTAGAG GGTGCCAATGCATTATCGTCACTGCTTCTTAACCCTCAATGTTGCCTAAAAGTTTTGATTCTTAACAAGTGTCAGCTTGGGCTTGCTGGAGTTCTTCAGATAGTTCAAGCACTAGCAG GAAATGACTCTCTTCAAAGGCTCCGTCTTGCTGATAATATTGACCAGGGTAAACACTATAGTCTACAACATGACATAATTGGACAGGGGTGCCCAGAAATCTTAAAGCAAGAACTCAACATGTATGAATCTTCCCCAAAGGTGTATGTAACCAAAGAAGTGGACAATGCTGAGCCTCTTCTATGTGCTATGAACaatgaatgcaatcaaattgAAGTTGCTGATAGTGAAGATGCTTCAAATAGAGTAGAAGCAGCTGCATCTACTGGAATTGATGACAGTTGTGCAAGTTCATGTCAAAGAAATATTTTATCTCCCTACTGCCAGTTTATTCAAGAGCTTTCAACTGCCATTCATATGGCAAAGAACTTATGCTTACTGGATCTTAGCAATAATGGCTTATCAACAAAGGCTGCAGAAACGTTTTACACTGCATGGTCGAGtttaagacctagttctgttgAGAGGCACATTGAGGACCAGACAATCCATTTATTTGTGAAGGGAAATAAGTGTTGCAATGTGAAACCTTGCTGCAAGAAAAATTAG